A stretch of the Bacillus sp. FJAT-18017 genome encodes the following:
- a CDS encoding GNAT family N-acetyltransferase — MITIRLVDKLEEEILHHLMQFYIYEFAFFKPEIKLEATGMYKHFDLKEYWSNSHKHPFFIKKDDELIGFALISSEHDGNPNQVDEFHIIRKYNGRGYGKVAAHKLFEEFRGAWRITQIHENKPAQAFWRKVIGSYTNGKYKEFTDEKNKLFQEFHLE; from the coding sequence ATGATAACTATTAGACTAGTAGATAAACTAGAGGAAGAGATTCTGCACCATTTAATGCAATTTTATATTTATGAATTTGCATTCTTTAAGCCAGAAATCAAGCTTGAAGCAACGGGAATGTATAAACACTTCGATTTGAAGGAGTATTGGTCCAATTCTCACAAACATCCTTTTTTTATCAAAAAAGATGATGAGTTAATCGGGTTTGCACTCATCTCCTCTGAGCATGATGGCAACCCTAACCAGGTGGATGAGTTTCACATCATCCGAAAATATAACGGGCGCGGCTACGGAAAGGTTGCGGCACATAAACTATTTGAAGAGTTCCGGGGTGCATGGCGGATTACGCAAATCCATGAAAACAAACCGGCACAAGCCTTTTGGAGAAAAGTCATCGGAAGCTATACAAACGGAAAGTATAAAGAGTTTACCGATGAAAAAAACAAGCTTTTTCAGGAATTTCACCTGGAATAA
- the iadA gene encoding beta-aspartyl-peptidase — MLTLIKNGLVYAPDFLGKKDILVVRDKIGFIEEEIEVPESFVEIDVVDASGKYIFPGFIDSHVHIMGAGGEGGFRLRTPELMVTDATVAGITTVVGVIGDDSTTRSMASLLGKANALEEEGLSTYIHTGSYQVPVRTLMGKIEDDIILVAKIIGVGEIAIADERSSQPTVEDISKIAAAAMTGGKMIGKAGILNIHVGTGPDKLSLINQVIDETNIPITQFQVTHVNRNRELFEEAKDYARKGGYIDFTTSTDYKSLKTTEIKCSKGLKEVVDEGIPLENVTFTSDGMISLPTYDEEGNQNGYKLGLQKYLYEEVKDAILEEDVPIEKALRVITANPADILQLKTKGYIEKGRDADLVIVDPHTLEIQDVFAKGRKMVEKGKPIVFSTFERERMNKKF, encoded by the coding sequence ATGTTGACTCTTATAAAAAATGGGCTTGTCTATGCCCCGGATTTTTTAGGGAAGAAAGATATATTGGTTGTTCGCGATAAGATTGGTTTCATTGAAGAAGAGATAGAAGTACCTGAAAGCTTTGTTGAAATTGACGTGGTGGATGCTTCGGGAAAATACATATTTCCAGGTTTCATAGATTCACATGTCCATATCATGGGTGCCGGCGGGGAGGGGGGCTTCAGGCTAAGGACTCCCGAATTAATGGTCACTGATGCTACAGTTGCGGGAATAACGACTGTCGTTGGGGTTATCGGTGATGATTCAACTACCCGGTCAATGGCCAGCCTGCTTGGTAAAGCAAATGCGCTGGAGGAAGAAGGGCTGAGCACCTACATTCATACAGGATCCTATCAGGTTCCGGTGCGGACTTTGATGGGGAAAATTGAAGATGACATCATTCTGGTAGCGAAAATCATTGGAGTTGGGGAAATAGCGATTGCGGATGAACGGTCATCCCAGCCTACTGTAGAAGACATTTCGAAAATTGCAGCAGCAGCAATGACTGGCGGAAAGATGATTGGCAAGGCAGGGATATTAAATATCCATGTTGGAACTGGCCCGGATAAACTATCATTAATTAATCAGGTTATAGACGAAACCAATATCCCAATCACCCAGTTTCAGGTGACCCATGTTAACCGAAACCGTGAGCTTTTTGAAGAAGCGAAGGACTACGCACGTAAAGGCGGTTATATTGATTTTACAACAAGCACGGATTATAAATCTCTCAAAACGACTGAGATTAAATGCTCTAAGGGGCTGAAGGAGGTAGTTGATGAAGGAATCCCTCTCGAAAACGTTACATTCACTTCGGACGGCATGATTTCGCTGCCCACTTACGATGAAGAAGGCAACCAGAATGGGTATAAGCTCGGACTTCAAAAGTATCTGTATGAGGAAGTGAAGGATGCGATTCTCGAGGAAGATGTACCAATCGAGAAAGCACTCCGGGTTATTACAGCCAATCCAGCTGACATCCTTCAGCTGAAAACGAAGGGATACATTGAGAAGGGGCGTGATGCGGACCTAGTTATTGTGGACCCGCATACACTCGAGATTCAAGATGTCTTTGCAAAAGGGCGGAAGATGGTGGAGAAAGGCAAACCGATTGTTTTTAGCACGTTCGAAAGGGAACGAATGAATAAGAAGTTTTAA
- a CDS encoding MASE3 domain-containing protein, with amino-acid sequence MVLLTKLEKKILLYAIFISLAFVFIVFNTESLESISNPRNALGFHTIFELFSIAISFAIYTYSWRRYKHTKSSKQLYVAVSFFIVGLLELFHMLSYPGMPYLFGESSLQKTTWFWILARVSEPILLVLILLIPSKCQKKDMRLPLISVGLAYVLGLTTIVYLFNAMLPVLFNEGVGNTLLKNSFEYFISLLHLAAMYITLRLYRTSGQSVYLYLTLACLCMSLSEIVFTMFHSIYDVLNFTGHLYKLLGYYFFLQAVFFQLIDNEQQKENEIQRARQELNLIISEVDGIIFKIKKMEGRFVFTFCNGDILRLLNLRPKELAGKTMGEVIPALNNKLEVYYQEAWEKGHSVEYEIELDSRKYFVSLKPLFLSGKVDELIGSALDITRIKEMEEAIRNNEKLGLLGELAAGIAHEVRNPLTTLKGFLQLLNSDLDEHKKTFVNLMLSEVDRIEIITDEFMTVARPHARPHTHEEVLEVIEQVYKFMQPQALLKGVTMKIEIKSEPEAILCEKNQLKQIFINIIKNSIDAMPAGGNLTIRVEQPNPLEVQIDFIDEGVGIPEDMLEKIGQPFFTSKTGGHGLGLMMSRRIVEQHNGKMEIKSKLGAGTTFSLTFPTGSPGKAAQQENKEIIAI; translated from the coding sequence ATGGTACTTTTGACAAAACTGGAAAAGAAGATCCTTTTGTATGCAATTTTTATCAGTCTTGCCTTCGTCTTTATTGTGTTTAATACAGAAAGCCTTGAGTCAATCAGTAATCCAAGAAATGCTCTTGGGTTCCATACAATTTTTGAATTATTCTCGATCGCTATCTCTTTTGCAATTTATACATATTCCTGGAGAAGGTATAAACATACTAAATCCAGCAAGCAGCTTTATGTTGCTGTCTCATTTTTCATTGTTGGCCTTTTGGAATTGTTTCACATGCTCAGCTATCCTGGTATGCCGTATTTATTCGGGGAAAGTTCTTTACAGAAAACAACGTGGTTCTGGATTCTTGCACGTGTAAGTGAACCTATCCTGTTAGTCCTAATCCTCCTCATTCCCTCAAAGTGTCAGAAGAAGGATATGCGGCTGCCATTGATTAGCGTTGGTCTTGCTTATGTTTTGGGTTTGACAACAATTGTGTATTTGTTTAATGCAATGCTGCCGGTCCTCTTTAATGAAGGCGTAGGCAATACTCTTTTGAAAAATAGTTTTGAATATTTTATTTCGCTTCTCCATTTGGCAGCGATGTACATAACATTGAGGCTTTATCGCACATCAGGTCAAAGCGTTTACCTATACCTGACTCTTGCCTGTTTGTGTATGTCACTTTCAGAAATTGTTTTCACAATGTTCCATAGTATTTATGATGTGTTGAACTTTACGGGGCATTTATACAAGCTTTTAGGGTATTATTTTTTCCTTCAAGCCGTATTCTTCCAACTGATTGATAATGAACAGCAAAAGGAAAATGAAATCCAACGAGCAAGACAGGAACTTAACCTGATTATTTCCGAAGTGGATGGGATCATTTTTAAAATAAAAAAAATGGAAGGAAGATTCGTTTTCACCTTCTGCAATGGTGATATTCTGCGACTGTTAAACCTCCGGCCCAAAGAGTTGGCTGGGAAAACAATGGGGGAAGTCATTCCAGCTCTTAATAATAAGCTAGAGGTTTATTATCAGGAAGCGTGGGAGAAAGGGCATTCTGTGGAATACGAGATTGAGTTAGATTCCAGAAAATATTTTGTATCGCTGAAGCCACTTTTCCTAAGTGGAAAAGTGGATGAACTAATTGGTTCAGCTTTGGATATTACACGGATTAAAGAAATGGAAGAGGCAATCCGCAATAATGAAAAATTAGGTCTCCTAGGGGAACTTGCTGCAGGAATAGCCCATGAGGTGCGAAATCCGCTTACAACCTTGAAAGGCTTCCTCCAGCTTTTGAATTCCGATTTGGACGAGCATAAGAAAACCTTCGTTAACCTGATGTTATCTGAGGTCGACCGGATTGAAATAATCACCGATGAATTCATGACCGTTGCCCGTCCGCACGCAAGGCCGCATACTCATGAAGAGGTTCTTGAGGTTATCGAACAGGTATATAAATTCATGCAGCCACAAGCCTTATTAAAAGGTGTCACAATGAAGATTGAAATTAAAAGCGAGCCAGAAGCAATTCTCTGTGAAAAAAACCAACTTAAACAAATTTTTATAAATATTATCAAAAACTCAATAGATGCTATGCCAGCTGGCGGAAACCTGACCATTCGAGTAGAGCAGCCAAACCCTCTGGAAGTTCAAATCGATTTTATAGATGAAGGTGTTGGGATTCCAGAAGACATGCTCGAAAAGATAGGACAGCCTTTTTTTACATCAAAAACCGGAGGTCATGGCCTTGGCTTGATGATGTCCCGCCGTATCGTAGAGCAGCACAACGGCAAAATGGAAATTAAAAGCAAGCTCGGCGCCGGAACAACCTTTTCCTTAACTTTTCCGACAGGATCCCCTGGGAAAGCGGCTCAGCAGGAAAACAAAGAAATAATCGCAATATAA
- a CDS encoding AI-2E family transporter — protein MWINKPFFRYATAIILLLIIILLLGKIDYFVWPFQKLIASVFFPLLVSGFLYYILRPSVRLLSRYMPRTPSILAVFLILFGLGYAFVHFAGPSIAGQVKQISSNFPSKVEELTDESKKMVEDSPKAKESVDKIKSQADSFSGMFFKAAEKNIGKVVASLTGIVTVLAVVPFIVFYLLRDGERLQPALLRIIPNDRQEEGRTILKDIDKTLSSYIVGQFIIAVADGILLYAGYLMIGLDNALLLALFAMSVAVVPFIGPILGIIPAIFIALLDSPAMVLKVLLVMVVVQQLEGNLITPKVMGKKLDLHPLTVIFVLLIAGSVYGFIGILIAIPVFAVVKVTFNNIREFFNLKKIKKAI, from the coding sequence ATGTGGATAAATAAACCGTTTTTTAGATATGCAACAGCCATAATTCTTTTATTAATTATCATCTTGCTATTAGGAAAAATAGACTATTTCGTCTGGCCCTTCCAAAAGCTCATCGCCAGTGTGTTTTTCCCGCTCCTGGTTTCAGGTTTTCTATATTACATTCTTCGGCCATCCGTCCGCCTGCTGTCCAGATATATGCCGAGGACTCCAAGCATTTTGGCAGTGTTTCTAATTCTTTTTGGGCTAGGTTACGCATTTGTCCATTTTGCTGGCCCTTCCATCGCCGGCCAAGTCAAACAGATTAGCAGCAACTTTCCTTCAAAAGTCGAAGAGCTGACCGATGAATCAAAGAAAATGGTTGAAGACAGCCCAAAAGCGAAAGAATCCGTCGACAAAATCAAAAGCCAGGCCGATAGCTTTTCTGGAATGTTTTTTAAGGCTGCCGAAAAGAATATTGGCAAGGTAGTCGCTTCCCTGACTGGAATTGTAACTGTCCTTGCAGTCGTGCCATTTATCGTCTTTTACCTCCTTAGGGATGGGGAGCGTCTACAGCCAGCTTTGCTGCGGATTATTCCCAATGACCGTCAGGAAGAAGGACGAACGATACTAAAGGACATTGATAAAACCCTGTCCTCCTACATCGTCGGCCAATTTATCATTGCTGTGGCTGATGGGATCTTGCTTTATGCCGGCTATCTGATGATTGGGCTTGACAATGCTCTGCTCCTTGCACTTTTTGCAATGAGCGTCGCTGTCGTCCCGTTCATAGGCCCGATTCTCGGCATCATCCCAGCCATTTTTATTGCTCTGTTAGACAGCCCGGCAATGGTCTTAAAGGTCCTTTTAGTCATGGTCGTCGTCCAGCAGCTTGAAGGTAACCTGATAACACCTAAAGTAATGGGTAAAAAGCTTGATCTGCATCCGCTCACAGTCATATTCGTCCTGCTGATTGCCGGCTCCGTCTATGGATTTATCGGGATCCTTATCGCCATACCGGTTTTCGCGGTTGTCAAGGTAACCTTCAACAATATCAGGGAATTCTTCAACCTGAAGAAAATCAAAAAGGCCATTTAG
- the selB gene encoding selenocysteine-specific translation elongation factor → MAGHIDHGKTSLTKALTNVDTDRLKEEKERQISIELGFAPLYEDKEIQISVIDVPGHERFIRQMIAGVAGIDLVVLVVAADEGVMPQTREHLDILGFLGIRNGIVAITKIDRVEEEFIDLVKDDILGELEGTVFEEAPFVLVDSLSKKGIEELKQLVITTLKEQEMRDARGAFRLPIDQVFTVKGQGTVVRGTVYEGTVEEGQALKIMPKGTEVRARQMQVHHKQAAKAYAGQRVAINLSNVAKDDLERGDVLVSSEHFIVSKTLDVALKVVEDLDYLVKQRMPIKLHIGTAEVMGRIVFFDRNELKEESDEILCQLRLEEEVLTKRGDRFILRRPSPQETIGGGWVIDPRGNKYRFGNETIDELEKKKVGNPKERITAALYEAKSLDFNELVKRTALDDETLSEELKDEAFLLYNGKEYTMRTIIHSIEEDMYDRLQSYHAEHSMKQGLNKAELLQTMIRSFPRNLLYFTVELGIKQGTFSRKGQFVSLAGFEPHVPKSWQKRAESIVENLKKDGLQSRYLADYFSSAGIPDSLSADLKRFLEETGQIVPLDDQYYYHGEVFKNAVSTLKSETGSEFEVGDAKTALGLSRKYMIPFLERLDSIGLTKRVENKRIWKK, encoded by the coding sequence ATGGCCGGACACATCGACCATGGAAAAACATCGCTAACAAAGGCATTGACGAATGTCGATACCGATAGGCTAAAGGAAGAAAAAGAACGGCAAATTTCAATTGAATTGGGATTTGCACCGTTATATGAAGATAAAGAAATACAAATATCCGTTATTGACGTCCCTGGCCACGAGCGGTTCATACGCCAGATGATAGCAGGTGTTGCCGGAATCGACCTTGTCGTGCTCGTAGTCGCAGCCGATGAGGGCGTTATGCCCCAGACCAGGGAGCATCTCGATATCCTCGGATTTTTAGGAATCAGAAACGGAATTGTTGCGATTACAAAAATAGACCGCGTCGAAGAAGAATTCATCGATTTGGTCAAGGACGATATTCTTGGTGAACTTGAAGGAACTGTTTTTGAGGAAGCGCCGTTTGTTCTGGTTGACAGCCTTTCAAAAAAAGGCATTGAAGAGTTGAAACAGCTAGTCATAACAACCTTGAAAGAACAGGAAATGCGTGACGCCAGGGGAGCGTTCCGCTTGCCAATCGACCAGGTATTTACCGTAAAGGGCCAAGGTACAGTTGTGCGCGGCACCGTCTATGAAGGGACTGTTGAAGAGGGACAGGCCTTGAAAATCATGCCGAAGGGAACTGAGGTCAGGGCGAGGCAGATGCAAGTCCATCACAAACAGGCAGCCAAAGCCTATGCTGGGCAACGCGTCGCCATCAATCTTTCAAACGTGGCAAAAGATGATTTGGAACGCGGTGATGTCCTCGTATCATCCGAACACTTTATCGTCTCAAAGACACTTGACGTGGCACTCAAGGTCGTAGAGGACCTCGACTACCTCGTCAAGCAGCGTATGCCGATTAAGCTTCATATCGGAACGGCCGAGGTAATGGGCCGAATCGTCTTTTTCGACAGAAACGAGCTGAAGGAAGAATCGGATGAAATCCTATGCCAGCTTCGGCTTGAAGAAGAAGTATTGACCAAACGCGGCGACCGCTTTATTCTAAGGCGGCCCAGCCCGCAGGAAACAATCGGCGGCGGCTGGGTCATCGATCCACGCGGCAATAAGTACCGCTTTGGCAATGAAACGATCGATGAGCTTGAGAAAAAGAAAGTCGGCAACCCGAAAGAGCGGATAACTGCAGCCCTCTATGAAGCAAAAAGCCTCGATTTTAATGAGTTGGTTAAGCGGACCGCTCTTGACGATGAAACACTGTCTGAGGAGTTGAAGGATGAGGCCTTCCTGCTCTACAACGGCAAGGAATACACAATGCGGACCATCATCCATTCAATTGAAGAGGATATGTATGACCGCCTCCAGAGCTATCACGCCGAGCATTCCATGAAACAGGGGCTGAATAAGGCCGAGCTTCTGCAGACGATGATTCGCTCCTTTCCTCGAAACTTACTATATTTTACTGTAGAACTCGGAATCAAACAGGGAACGTTTTCGAGAAAGGGCCAATTCGTCTCACTTGCCGGCTTCGAGCCGCACGTGCCGAAAAGCTGGCAGAAGCGAGCGGAGTCCATCGTGGAGAATCTGAAAAAAGACGGCCTGCAGTCACGTTATCTGGCAGACTATTTTTCAAGCGCTGGCATTCCAGACTCACTCTCCGCCGACTTGAAGCGGTTCCTGGAAGAAACAGGACAAATTGTTCCGCTGGATGATCAGTATTACTACCATGGCGAGGTCTTCAAAAATGCGGTAAGTACCCTTAAGTCGGAAACAGGCTCCGAGTTTGAAGTCGGTGACGCCAAAACCGCACTTGGCCTTTCGCGGAAGTACATGATTCCGTTTTTGGAAAGACTTGATTCAATCGGCTTGACCAAACGGGTAGAAAACAAACGAATCTGGAAAAAATAG
- a CDS encoding MarR family winged helix-turn-helix transcriptional regulator: MDQKALKELIDRYIAVSFSVNKKAEMMIKSEIGSDLTQDQHYTLRYIRQRDECTSSELAEIFGVNKSAITAIITRLTDKGLVRRTRNQEDRRVIYLTLTEEGVKLFEETEQRIYSLVESFITKFDQEEIRVFINTYEKLSGILTEMESNHLGE, from the coding sequence TTGGATCAAAAAGCGCTTAAGGAACTGATTGACCGCTATATCGCAGTTTCGTTTTCAGTTAATAAAAAGGCAGAAATGATGATAAAGAGTGAAATTGGCAGTGACCTGACACAGGATCAGCATTATACACTTAGATACATCCGCCAAAGAGACGAATGCACTTCTTCTGAGCTTGCCGAAATCTTTGGTGTTAACAAAAGTGCAATCACGGCAATTATCACTCGGCTTACTGATAAAGGTCTTGTAAGGCGGACCCGCAATCAAGAGGACAGAAGGGTAATTTATCTTACCTTGACTGAAGAAGGTGTTAAGCTTTTTGAAGAAACTGAGCAGCGTATTTACAGTCTTGTTGAATCGTTCATAACCAAATTCGATCAGGAAGAAATACGTGTATTTATTAATACGTATGAAAAATTATCCGGGATCTTGACAGAGATGGAAAGTAATCACCTGGGGGAGTAA
- a CDS encoding DUF2512 family protein: MENVNHAKTLAIKAAMILAVMWIVLSMLNDVSFLDATLIGIVLTLLAYFTGDMVVLPRMGNVAATVGDFVISFLVVWAGLAMLGYNEAAGEAFLASLIVAAGEWFYHKWLAKDGNLTTNPARNS; this comes from the coding sequence TTGGAAAATGTAAATCACGCTAAAACACTTGCAATCAAGGCAGCAATGATTCTAGCCGTCATGTGGATTGTATTATCAATGTTGAACGATGTTTCATTCTTGGATGCCACGCTAATTGGAATTGTCCTTACCTTATTAGCTTACTTTACTGGCGATATGGTCGTCTTGCCGAGGATGGGCAATGTCGCCGCAACTGTTGGCGACTTTGTCATCAGCTTCCTTGTTGTTTGGGCTGGGCTCGCCATGTTAGGATACAATGAAGCCGCAGGTGAGGCATTTCTTGCTTCCTTGATTGTCGCAGCCGGTGAATGGTTTTATCATAAGTGGCTTGCTAAAGATGGAAACCTTACAACTAATCCCGCTAGAAACAGCTAA
- a CDS encoding DUF3231 family protein, whose protein sequence is MGILSGNPQKEPLHYGEVYGMWSFVAGSKAMTAGYQTFLNHIGDEDLKKLVEENIEACKQHEKRVEEILKEHGVALPPTPPERPLADLETIPPGARLMDNEIAMASSADLAAGLVACSGMIGNSIREDIAMMFAEFHAYKMQLAGRFLRLNKEKGWLVPPPLHMLKPLEE, encoded by the coding sequence ATGGGTATCTTAAGTGGAAATCCGCAAAAAGAGCCGCTTCACTACGGAGAAGTATATGGAATGTGGTCGTTTGTTGCTGGCAGCAAGGCTATGACAGCTGGATACCAAACATTCCTGAACCATATTGGGGACGAGGATTTAAAGAAGCTGGTGGAAGAAAATATTGAGGCGTGCAAGCAGCATGAAAAACGCGTTGAAGAAATTCTTAAGGAGCATGGTGTCGCCCTGCCCCCAACCCCGCCGGAAAGGCCGCTTGCCGATTTGGAAACTATTCCTCCTGGTGCGCGTTTGATGGATAATGAAATTGCAATGGCTTCATCTGCCGACCTCGCAGCTGGGCTTGTAGCATGCAGCGGAATGATTGGAAACTCGATACGTGAAGATATCGCTATGATGTTTGCCGAATTTCACGCTTACAAAATGCAGCTTGCCGGACGTTTCTTAAGGCTCAACAAGGAAAAAGGCTGGCTGGTCCCGCCTCCGCTGCATATGTTGAAGCCTCTAGAAGAATAG